One window of Melospiza georgiana isolate bMelGeo1 chromosome 11, bMelGeo1.pri, whole genome shotgun sequence genomic DNA carries:
- the PSMD6 gene encoding 26S proteasome non-ATPase regulatory subunit 6, protein MPLENLEEEGLPKNPDLRIAQLRFLLSLRPRAPDPAARDELMAAVRLHNMAPYYEALCKSLEWQMDTDLLNKMKKANEEELKRLDNELEDAEKILGESEIRDAMMAKAEYLCRIGDKEGALTAFRKTYDKTVALGHRLDIVFYLLRIGLFYMDNDLITRNIEKAKSLIEEGGDWDRRNRLKVYQGLYCVAIRDFKQAAELFLDTVSTFTSYELMDYKTFVTYTVYVSMIALDRPDLREKVIKGAEILEALHSLPAVRQYLFSLYECRYAAFFQSLAIVEQEMKKDWLFAPHYRYYVREMRIHAYSQLLESYRSLTLGYMAEAFGVSVEFIDQELSRFIAAGRLHCKIDKVNEIVETNRPDSKNWQYQETIKKGDLLLNRIQKLSRVINM, encoded by the exons ATGCCGCTGGAGaacctggaggaggaggggctgCCCAAGAACCCCGACCTCCGCATCGCCCAGCTCCGCTTCCTGCTCAGCCTGCGGCCCCGCGCGCCCGACCCCGCCGCGCGCGACGAGCTGATGGCGGCGGTGCGGCTGCACA ACATGGCTCCATATTACGAAGCCCTGTGCAAGTCTCTGGAGTGGCAGATGGACACGGATCTGCTGAACAAAATGAAGAAAGCCAATGAGGAGGAGCTGAAACGTCTTGACAACGAATTAGAGGATGCAGAAAAGATCCTGGGGGAGAGCGAAATCCGGGATGCAATGATGGCCAAGGCTGAGTACCTGTGCAGGATTGGGGACAAG GAGGGAGCTCTGACTGCATTCCGCAAGACTTACGACAAAACTGTGGCCTTGGGACATCGCCTGGATATCGTGTTCTATCTGCTCAGGATTGGCTTGTTTTACATGGACAATGACCTCATCACTAGGAACATTGAAAAGGCAAAAAG TCTAATAGAAGAAGGAGGAGACTGGGACAGAAGAAACCGTCTCAAGGTGTACCAGGGCCTTTACTGTGTAGCCATTCGGGACTTCaaacaagcagcagagctgttccttGATACAGTTTCCACGTTTACCTCCTATGAACTGATGGATTACAAAACCTTTGTAACATACACTGTCTATGTCAGCATGATTGCCCTGGACAGGCCTGACCTGAGGGAGAAG GTGATTAAAGGAGCAGAGATCCTGGAAGCCTTGCACAGTTTGCCAGCTGTACGGCAGTACCTGTTCTCTCTCTATGAATGTCGTTATGCAGCCTTTTTCCAGTCCCTAG CTATTGTAGAGCAGGAGATGAAGAAAGACTGGCTGTTTGCACCCCACTACCGATACTACGTGCGGGAAATGCGGATCCACGCCTACAGCCAGCTCCTTGAGTCCTACCGCTCCCTGACGCTAGGGTACATGGCAGAGGCCTTTGGAGTCAGTGTAGAATTCATAGATCA gGAGCTTTCAAGATTTATTGCAGCTGGGAGATTGCATTGCAAAATAGACAAAGTAAATGAGATTGTAGAAACAAACAG GCCTGATAGCAAGAATTGGCAGTACCAAGAAACCATCAAGAAAGGAGATTTGCTGCTAAACAGAATTCAGAAACTTTCCCGAGTAAttaatatgtaa